The Pseudomonas extremaustralis genome contains a region encoding:
- a CDS encoding polyamine ABC transporter substrate-binding protein yields the protein MKMLKSLVLCAAVLGGAAHAEEKTLRVYNWFDYITPKALEDFKAQNPYVKLVYDIFDTNEALEAKLLTGNSGYDVVVPSNVFLAKQIEAGVFQPLDRSQLPNWNHLDPKLMKLIEANDPGNKFAVPYMYGTILIGFNPAKVKAALGDNAPVDSWDLIFKEENISKLKQCGVALLDSPSEILPLALQHLGLDPNSNNPKDYEKAEALLLKIRPYITYFHSSKYMADIANGDICVAVGYSGSFSQAANRAKEAKNGVTVDMRLPKEGAPIWFDMLAIPKGAKNPQDAYAFINYLLQPQVIAPISDFVGYPNPNKDATDQVDPTIRNNPNLYPTEAAMATLYTLKPLGKKAERERTRAWTKIKSGT from the coding sequence ATGAAGATGCTCAAGTCACTCGTGCTCTGCGCGGCCGTTCTCGGCGGCGCGGCCCACGCCGAAGAAAAAACCCTGCGGGTCTACAACTGGTTCGACTACATCACCCCCAAGGCCCTGGAAGACTTCAAGGCGCAGAACCCCTACGTCAAACTGGTGTACGACATTTTCGACACCAACGAAGCCCTGGAAGCCAAGTTGCTGACCGGCAACTCCGGCTATGACGTGGTGGTGCCGTCCAACGTGTTCCTGGCCAAGCAGATCGAGGCCGGCGTGTTCCAGCCCCTGGACCGCAGCCAGTTGCCCAACTGGAACCACCTCGATCCTAAGTTGATGAAGCTGATCGAAGCCAACGACCCCGGTAACAAATTCGCCGTGCCCTACATGTACGGCACCATCCTGATCGGCTTCAACCCGGCCAAGGTCAAGGCCGCGCTGGGCGACAACGCGCCAGTGGACAGCTGGGACCTGATCTTCAAGGAAGAGAACATCAGCAAGCTCAAGCAATGCGGCGTCGCCCTGCTCGACTCGCCATCGGAGATCCTGCCCCTGGCCCTGCAACACTTGGGCCTGGACCCCAACAGCAACAACCCCAAGGACTATGAAAAAGCCGAAGCGTTGCTGCTCAAGATCCGCCCCTACATCACCTACTTTCACTCCTCCAAGTACATGGCCGACATCGCCAATGGCGACATCTGCGTGGCGGTGGGCTACTCCGGCAGCTTCTCCCAGGCCGCCAACCGCGCCAAGGAAGCCAAGAATGGCGTGACCGTGGACATGCGCCTGCCCAAAGAGGGCGCGCCGATCTGGTTCGATATGCTCGCCATCCCCAAAGGCGCGAAGAACCCGCAGGACGCCTACGCCTTCATCAACTACTTGCTGCAACCCCAGGTGATCGCTCCGATCAGCGATTTCGTCGGTTACCCCAACCCGAACAAGGACGCCACCGATCAAGTCGACCCGACGATCCGCAACAACCCCAACCTGTACCCGACCGAAGCAGCGATGGCCACGCTCTACACCTTGAAACCGCTGGGTAAAAAGGCCGAGCGTGAAAGGACCCGGGCCTGGACCAAGATCAAATCGGGCACCTGA